Below is a window of Christensenella minuta DNA.
TGATACCGTACAGGTAGAAACGTTTCGCGGACTCGTGAATGCCGAGGGAAAAATGTTCTTTCACAACGCGGTACTGCGCGCCGTCATTTGATTGTTCCATGATCTCTTCAAGTTCCTGATCCGTCAGCTTCCGCAAGGCGGAAAAACCTTTGGCGATCAGTTCGCCGTGGCTGCGGTGTGTGCCGAAAACGGCATCGTCCCGGTCAAGCAGGAACGCTTGGCCGACGGCGACGCTTTCCTGGCCGATACCGAGATGTGCCGGGCCGGAATAGTTGTAGGCCACATCGCAGTATTTTCCCGTTAGGCGGAGATCCTGCATCATTGTCTCGAATTCACGGATGGTCAGCATATCGAAAAAAATATTGGTGAGATCTTCCTTGGAAAATTCACCGAGGACATCCTTCATTCTTTTTTGATAATTGTTCAGCGGGATGTCTTTAAATGCGGCAACACCGCGCGCCCTGATTTGGGCTGGATTGATATATAATTCTTTCGTCATAGTTTTGATTACCTCCTGAAAAATTAAATGAAAAGCGTTTCGCGGACGATCTCACAAACTGTTGGATGGGGAAAGATCGTTTTTTTGATGCTTTTTACCGGAATTTTGTTCTGAATGATCAGCGCAAGGGAATAGACGATCTCGGAAGCATATGCGCAGAACAGCGACGCGCCCAGGATTGTTTGCCCTCTTTGGTCCAGAACCAGTTTGCAGAAGCCGTCACTCATACCGTATTCTGCAATGTGCCGGCCGCTTAGGTTGATCGCAGCCTTTTTTATCACCGGATTTATTCCCTGGGCGGCTGCCTGCTGTTCCGTAAGGCCGCAGAAGGCGGCTTCGGGCTGCGCATAGATCACGCCGGGCACTGCGGAATAATCCATCTCGTCGGGCGTCCCTGTCATGTTGTTTACCGCCGTTTCAGCTTCCCGGTAGGCAACGTGTGCGAGCATACACTTTCCGTTGACGTCGCCCGCCGCAAACAGGTTTGGTATATTGGTTTCGCAGTGTAAATCTGTAACGACAGCGCCGTGTTCCATACAAAGGTTCATACCGGACAGCCCCGGGATATGCAGGGATGGTTTTCTTCCCACACACATCAGGAGCTTATCATAAGGGAGTTCCCGGACACCCGAGGGTGTTTCGACATGCGCGGTTTTCCCGGATACGTCAAAGACCTTGCTGCCCAGCACAAACTCGATCCCCGTTTTTTCCAAGTGCCTTTGCAGCGCGCCGGAAAGGTCGGTGTCGATTGGGCCGCCGACCTGTTTCAGCATTTCGACAACGGTGACTTTGCTGCCGGCAATACTGAAATAAGCGGCCATCTCGAGGCCGATGACGCCCGCACCCACAATGACGAGCTTTTCTGGAAGCTCCTGAAGGTCCAAAATATCGCGGCTGGTGAGTACCGAACCGTCTCCGATACCGCCCGCAACGCCGGGAATATTGGGGATAACAGGTTCGGAACCGGTCGCGAGCAGGACTTTTTCCGCAAAGAAGGATTCCCTGCCGCACAGGATGGCGAATCCGCGTTCTTCCCTGCGCAGCCCCGCTTCCGCCTGTACAACGTCGACCTTTTTACGCGCAAGGGCGGAGGATACGCCGCCGACGAGTGTGTTTACCACCGTTTGCTTGCGGGCAAGCACCTTGGCGTGGTCAAGCGCTGCATTTTCACAGCAAAGACCAAGGTCTTTGCCTTTATGGGCTTCGTATTCAAATATTTTTGCGGAGTAAAGGAAAGCTTTGGTGGGAATGCATCCTTCGTTGAGGCACACGCCTCCGACCGTCCGCTTCTCCGCAAGGAGAACTTTTTTCCCGGTTTCGGCCGCGCGCTCCGCCGCGAGATATCCGGCAGGGCCGCCGCCGATCACGGCAATATCATATGATTTCATAATATGGTCCCTCCTATACGAGTTGGTCAAACTGTTCCAGGTTCCTGCACAGCGCCTGTAAAAAGCGTGCGGACGGAGCGCCGTCTACGGCCCGGTGGTCGTAGGTGAGGGACAAATGACCGGCCGGGTAATAAAGGATGCCTTCGCTTGTTTTTTTGACCGCATAATCGATGGCGTCGATGCCGAGGATGCCTACCTGAGGCGGATTTAAAATGGGCGTAAAT
It encodes the following:
- the lpdA gene encoding dihydrolipoyl dehydrogenase, which codes for MKSYDIAVIGGGPAGYLAAERAAETGKKVLLAEKRTVGGVCLNEGCIPTKAFLYSAKIFEYEAHKGKDLGLCCENAALDHAKVLARKQTVVNTLVGGVSSALARKKVDVVQAEAGLRREERGFAILCGRESFFAEKVLLATGSEPVIPNIPGVAGGIGDGSVLTSRDILDLQELPEKLVIVGAGVIGLEMAAYFSIAGSKVTVVEMLKQVGGPIDTDLSGALQRHLEKTGIEFVLGSKVFDVSGKTAHVETPSGVRELPYDKLLMCVGRKPSLHIPGLSGMNLCMEHGAVVTDLHCETNIPNLFAAGDVNGKCMLAHVAYREAETAVNNMTGTPDEMDYSAVPGVIYAQPEAAFCGLTEQQAAAQGINPVIKKAAINLSGRHIAEYGMSDGFCKLVLDQRGQTILGASLFCAYASEIVYSLALIIQNKIPVKSIKKTIFPHPTVCEIVRETLFI